From Cellulomonas chengniuliangii, the proteins below share one genomic window:
- a CDS encoding MFS transporter, with translation MIPPAPDADPTPTVDGTQAPTGAALTLDEAPGLTEPDKPGWRRDATLFLGGQTISLFGSMLVQYAIMWHLTLETKSGSVLALAAVFGFLPQAVVSVFAGVWADRLNRKVMIMAADASIALTTLALALLMVAGSDDLWLIYATLAVRSIGAGIQTPAVAALIPQLVPTAKLMRVNGINGSIQAAMMLLAPAVAAGVYASASIVAIFFIDVVTAAIGIGLLALIHVSRVVRADLAPGEKLGYFDDLVDGLRYVHRHPFVRWLLGFYAVVFVLAVAPSNLTPLMVVRTFGEEVWKLTATELAFSIGMTLGGVLLAAWGGLKNRMAMIVGATFAFGGLSIAMGLSTNMWVFFGFMFLVGLVVPFFSTTSMTLLQETVEPERHGRVFGIVGIVMALAMPFGMAVLGPLADRFRVESLLIAAGGLTLVVLAVAVLAPSGRRAMQAVRASDTVSDAPAGQSSSDAP, from the coding sequence GTGATCCCTCCCGCGCCCGACGCCGACCCGACGCCGACCGTGGACGGGACCCAGGCCCCGACAGGAGCCGCGCTGACCCTCGACGAGGCCCCCGGCCTCACGGAGCCCGACAAGCCCGGCTGGCGGCGAGACGCCACCCTGTTCCTCGGCGGCCAGACCATCTCGCTGTTCGGCTCGATGCTGGTGCAGTACGCGATCATGTGGCACCTCACGCTCGAGACGAAGTCCGGGAGCGTGCTGGCCCTCGCCGCCGTCTTCGGCTTCCTGCCGCAGGCGGTGGTGTCGGTCTTCGCCGGGGTCTGGGCCGACCGACTCAACCGCAAGGTCATGATCATGGCGGCCGACGCCTCGATCGCGCTCACCACCCTGGCCCTGGCCCTGCTGATGGTGGCGGGCAGCGACGACCTGTGGCTGATCTACGCGACGCTGGCCGTCCGCTCCATCGGGGCGGGCATCCAGACGCCCGCCGTCGCGGCGCTGATCCCGCAGCTGGTCCCGACCGCCAAGCTGATGCGGGTCAACGGGATCAACGGCTCCATCCAGGCCGCCATGATGCTGCTCGCGCCGGCGGTCGCCGCCGGCGTCTACGCCAGCGCGTCGATCGTGGCGATCTTCTTCATCGACGTCGTCACGGCGGCGATCGGGATCGGGCTGCTGGCCCTCATCCACGTCAGCCGGGTGGTGCGCGCCGATCTGGCCCCGGGTGAGAAGCTCGGCTACTTCGACGACCTGGTCGACGGGCTGCGCTACGTCCACCGGCACCCGTTCGTCCGCTGGCTGCTGGGGTTCTACGCCGTGGTGTTCGTGCTGGCCGTTGCCCCGTCGAACCTCACCCCGCTCATGGTGGTCCGCACCTTCGGCGAGGAGGTCTGGAAGCTCACCGCCACCGAGCTCGCGTTCTCGATCGGCATGACGCTGGGCGGGGTGCTGCTCGCCGCCTGGGGCGGCCTGAAGAACCGCATGGCCATGATCGTGGGCGCCACGTTCGCGTTCGGGGGGTTGTCGATCGCGATGGGCCTGTCGACGAACATGTGGGTGTTCTTCGGGTTCATGTTCCTGGTGGGACTGGTGGTGCCGTTCTTCTCGACCACCTCGATGACGCTCCTGCAAGAGACGGTCGAGCCGGAGCGCCACGGCCGGGTCTTCGGCATCGTGGGCATCGTCATGGCGCTCGCCATGCCGTTCGGGATGGCGGTGCTGGGGCCCCTCGCGGACCGGTTCCGCGTCGAGTCCCTGCTGATCGCGGCCGGCGGGCTGACCCTCGTGGTGCTCGCGGTCGCCGTCCTGGCGCCCTCGGGCCGCCGTGCGATGCAGGCGGTGCGGGCCTCCGACACCGTCAGCGACGCCCCGGCGGGACAGTCCTCCTCGGACGCGCCGTGA
- a CDS encoding MMPL family transporter, producing the protein MAELLYRLGRTAARRARTVIVAWLVVLVGVGAAYLVGAGTLASSFTIPGTPTEEVTARLQTAFPEASGGTGSVVFSTDDGSALTPEQQAAISAKVAEASQVDGVETVVDPFATEAQRAEQQQQIDGGAAQLVAARAELDAGQAQLDAAQGQLDAARVQAEVGGMLAQAQPQLDAQQAAIDAQQEALDAGRAELDAQAAQLAQGASLLKMASEIRTVSEDGSAAIATVMFTEQQMAVTQETKDAVTAIFPGDAVPGVETDVSSELTAAVPELLGVGEIVGLVVAAIVLVVMLGTLVGAGLPLLTALIGVGIGVLAAMSFSGVVDMVSVTPILGVMLGLAVGIDYSLFIINRHRRQLKQGYDVRESIALANGTSGNAVVFAGATVLIALLALNVTGIPFLGLMGTVAAGCILVAVLIAITLTPALLSLVGMRILSRRERARLGAAHNAPGAGPTPQAAPATPMSTRGAVLRALACVGALVVVALPATSLQLNLPDGSSEAPDSTQYQAYSTVAEKFGAGQNGPLLVVADLPEGTTEDQALAYQAQVADELFAQDGVVAVAPIGAAEDLSLAAFQVVPADGPTAESTADLVHALRDLPPIDGQVELGVAGQASGNIDISDKLSSALPVYLGVVVGLSLIILIIVFRSILVPVIATFGFILSFFAALGGVVAIYQWGWLSGVFGVDSPGPILNFLPTLLVGILFGLAMDYQLFLGSGMREAYAHGAPARRAIVEGARAGRAVVTAAAIIMVSVFGGFVFSHSAMIRPIGFALAFGVLLDAFVVRMLLVPALMHLAGDKAWWLPRWLDRLLPDVDVEGAALERRHPHAEPRESVTTP; encoded by the coding sequence ATGGCAGAGCTCCTGTACCGCCTCGGCCGCACGGCCGCACGACGCGCCCGCACGGTCATCGTCGCCTGGCTCGTCGTCCTCGTCGGGGTCGGCGCCGCCTACCTGGTCGGCGCGGGCACCCTGGCCAGCAGTTTCACCATCCCCGGAACCCCCACCGAGGAGGTCACCGCACGCCTGCAGACCGCGTTCCCCGAGGCCTCCGGCGGCACCGGGAGCGTCGTGTTCAGCACCGACGACGGCTCGGCGCTCACCCCGGAGCAGCAGGCGGCCATCAGCGCCAAGGTCGCGGAGGCGTCGCAGGTCGACGGCGTCGAGACCGTGGTCGACCCGTTCGCCACCGAGGCGCAACGTGCCGAGCAGCAGCAGCAGATCGACGGCGGGGCCGCCCAGCTCGTCGCCGCCCGCGCGGAGCTCGACGCCGGGCAGGCGCAGCTCGACGCAGCCCAGGGCCAGCTCGACGCGGCACGCGTCCAGGCCGAGGTCGGCGGGATGCTCGCCCAGGCCCAACCGCAGCTCGACGCCCAGCAGGCCGCGATCGACGCCCAGCAGGAGGCGCTCGACGCCGGCCGCGCCGAGCTCGACGCGCAGGCCGCCCAGCTGGCCCAAGGCGCGTCGCTGCTCAAGATGGCGTCCGAGATCCGCACCGTCTCCGAGGACGGCAGCGCCGCGATCGCCACCGTGATGTTCACCGAGCAGCAGATGGCCGTCACCCAGGAGACCAAGGACGCCGTCACCGCCATCTTCCCGGGCGACGCAGTGCCCGGCGTCGAGACCGACGTCTCGTCCGAGCTCACCGCCGCGGTGCCCGAGCTCCTCGGCGTCGGCGAGATCGTCGGCCTGGTGGTCGCCGCGATCGTGCTGGTGGTCATGCTGGGGACGCTGGTCGGCGCAGGACTCCCCCTGCTGACCGCGCTGATCGGCGTCGGCATCGGGGTGCTCGCCGCGATGTCCTTCTCGGGCGTCGTCGACATGGTGTCGGTGACCCCCATCCTCGGGGTGATGCTCGGCCTGGCCGTGGGCATCGACTACTCGCTGTTCATCATCAACAGGCACCGCCGCCAGCTCAAGCAGGGCTACGACGTCCGGGAGTCCATCGCGCTGGCGAACGGCACCTCGGGGAACGCGGTGGTGTTCGCGGGCGCCACGGTGCTCATCGCGCTGCTCGCGCTCAACGTCACCGGCATCCCGTTCCTGGGGCTCATGGGCACCGTCGCGGCCGGGTGCATCCTGGTCGCCGTCCTCATCGCGATCACCCTGACGCCGGCGCTGCTCTCGCTCGTCGGCATGCGCATCCTCAGCCGCCGTGAGCGCGCCCGCCTGGGCGCCGCGCACAACGCCCCGGGCGCCGGCCCCACCCCGCAGGCCGCCCCGGCGACGCCGATGTCCACCCGGGGCGCCGTGCTCCGGGCCCTCGCCTGCGTCGGCGCGCTGGTGGTCGTCGCGCTGCCCGCCACCTCGTTGCAGCTCAACCTGCCCGACGGCTCCTCGGAGGCGCCCGACTCGACGCAGTACCAGGCGTACTCGACGGTGGCGGAGAAGTTCGGCGCCGGGCAGAACGGGCCGCTGCTGGTCGTCGCCGACCTGCCGGAGGGGACCACCGAGGACCAGGCCCTGGCCTACCAGGCGCAGGTCGCCGACGAGCTGTTCGCACAGGACGGGGTGGTGGCGGTCGCGCCGATCGGCGCCGCGGAGGACTTGTCGCTCGCGGCGTTCCAGGTGGTCCCCGCCGACGGCCCCACCGCCGAGTCCACCGCGGACCTGGTGCACGCGCTGCGCGACCTGCCGCCCATCGACGGCCAGGTCGAGCTGGGGGTGGCTGGGCAGGCCAGCGGCAACATCGACATCTCCGACAAGCTGTCCAGCGCGCTGCCGGTCTACCTGGGCGTTGTCGTGGGGCTCTCGCTGATCATCCTGATCATCGTGTTCCGCTCGATCCTGGTCCCGGTGATCGCCACCTTCGGGTTCATCCTGTCCTTCTTCGCCGCGCTGGGCGGGGTCGTGGCCATCTACCAGTGGGGCTGGCTCAGCGGCGTGTTCGGGGTCGACTCCCCCGGGCCGATCCTGAACTTCCTGCCCACGCTGCTGGTCGGGATCCTGTTCGGGCTGGCGATGGACTACCAGCTGTTCCTCGGCTCGGGCATGCGGGAGGCGTACGCCCACGGGGCGCCCGCGCGCCGCGCCATCGTCGAGGGCGCACGGGCCGGCCGGGCTGTCGTCACCGCCGCGGCGATCATCATGGTCTCGGTGTTCGGCGGGTTCGTCTTCTCCCACAGCGCGATGATCCGGCCGATCGGCTTCGCGCTGGCCTTCGGCGTGCTGCTCGACGCGTTCGTCGTCCGGATGCTCCTCGTGCCGGCGCTCATGCACCTGGCCGGCGACAAGGCGTGGTGGCTGCCGCGCTGGCTCGACCGCCTGCTGCCTGATGTCGACGTGGAGGGCGCCGCCCTCGAGCGCCGCCACCCGCACGCTGAGCCGCGGGAGTCCGTCACCACGCCGTAG
- a CDS encoding TetR/AcrR family transcriptional regulator — translation MTAPPTDRRAALKERHRRAIVEAAAALTRETGGTSFTVEQLAERADVSRRTVFNHFGSLEDVVTAVCVDVLGPAVDDFASGLQGSPAPDGATLLDELAQLLRSADLVTPLSYLTRVVGAGGARTSPRQAQLMLRAASDVSERLSAQMARRHPEVDPFDVDVLIASLIGGLAVIQRRWADETGASDDPESRAVWSALVDRLIQTARGSSAGPPPAR, via the coding sequence ATGACTGCGCCGCCCACCGACCGCCGCGCGGCGCTCAAGGAGCGCCACCGCCGTGCGATCGTCGAGGCGGCGGCGGCCCTGACCCGCGAGACCGGCGGCACCTCCTTCACCGTCGAGCAGCTCGCCGAACGGGCCGACGTGTCGCGGCGCACCGTGTTCAACCACTTCGGGTCGTTGGAGGACGTCGTCACCGCGGTGTGCGTGGACGTCCTGGGACCCGCCGTCGACGACTTCGCCTCCGGGCTGCAAGGCTCTCCCGCGCCCGACGGCGCCACGCTGCTCGACGAGCTCGCCCAGCTGCTCCGCAGCGCGGATCTCGTCACCCCGCTGTCCTACCTGACCCGCGTCGTCGGCGCCGGTGGCGCGCGGACCTCCCCGCGGCAGGCCCAGCTGATGCTGCGCGCCGCCTCGGACGTCAGCGAGCGGCTCTCCGCCCAGATGGCACGGCGCCACCCCGAGGTGGACCCTTTCGATGTCGACGTGCTGATCGCGTCGCTGATCGGCGGGCTGGCCGTGATCCAGCGCCGATGGGCCGACGAGACGGGCGCGAGCGACGACCCGGAGTCACGCGCCGTCTGGTCCGCCCTGGTGGATCGGCTCATCCAGACGGCGCGCGGCTCCAGCGCCGGCCCGCCTCCCGCTCGCTGA
- a CDS encoding DUF4389 domain-containing protein, with product MSMPTYPLRIEGRIDPGLSRWLWLLKWLLVIPHVIVLLVLWLVFAVLTFVAFVMILVTARYPRPLFDFNVGVLRWGWRVSFYSYGVLGTDRYPPFTLADVPDYPARLTVDYPERLSRGLVLVKWWLLVFPQALVTTILVGGSVWASNSWDEGGSQVWQSNPGLIPLLVLFSAVALLCNGRYPSSLFDLVVGLQRWTMRVSAYAALMTDEYPPFRLDQGGDDPPMGPGLPAGPPPQAGSA from the coding sequence ATGAGCATGCCGACCTACCCGTTGCGCATCGAGGGCCGCATCGACCCGGGCCTGAGCCGGTGGCTGTGGCTGCTGAAGTGGCTGCTCGTCATCCCGCACGTCATCGTGCTGCTGGTGCTGTGGCTCGTCTTCGCCGTGCTGACGTTCGTCGCCTTCGTGATGATCCTGGTGACGGCCCGCTACCCCCGGCCGCTGTTCGACTTCAACGTGGGCGTGCTGCGCTGGGGCTGGCGGGTGTCCTTCTACTCGTACGGAGTCCTGGGCACCGACCGCTACCCGCCGTTCACCCTGGCCGACGTGCCCGACTACCCGGCCCGCCTGACCGTCGACTACCCCGAGCGCCTCTCCCGCGGGCTGGTGCTCGTCAAGTGGTGGCTGCTCGTCTTCCCGCAGGCGCTCGTGACCACGATCCTCGTCGGGGGCTCCGTGTGGGCCAGCAACTCCTGGGACGAGGGCGGCTCGCAGGTGTGGCAGTCGAACCCCGGGTTGATCCCGCTGCTCGTCCTGTTCTCCGCCGTCGCGCTGCTGTGCAACGGCCGGTACCCGAGCTCGCTGTTCGACCTGGTCGTGGGGCTGCAGCGATGGACGATGCGGGTCAGCGCCTACGCCGCGCTGATGACCGACGAGTACCCGCCGTTCCGCCTCGACCAGGGCGGGGACGACCCGCCGATGGGTCCAGGCCTGCCTGCGGGACCCCCGCCCCAGGCCGGGTCCGCCTAG
- a CDS encoding SRPBCC family protein, which yields MIDMTQGFTIVRDFDATPQDLWQAWTDPDEAAAWWHPRGVHTPRETVSIDARVGGRYAYTMVDDETGERYPTGGVYREVEEPQRLAFTWGRPEADPDDAPLITVTFEAAGSGTRMTFDLRGVDPALEEAGVHEGWGSALDELAAHLGQRAAR from the coding sequence ATGATCGACATGACGCAGGGCTTCACCATCGTGCGCGACTTCGACGCCACCCCGCAGGACCTGTGGCAGGCATGGACCGACCCGGACGAGGCCGCCGCCTGGTGGCACCCGCGCGGCGTCCACACCCCACGCGAGACCGTCTCGATCGACGCGCGCGTCGGCGGGCGGTACGCGTACACGATGGTCGACGACGAGACGGGCGAGCGGTACCCCACCGGGGGTGTCTACCGCGAGGTCGAGGAGCCCCAGCGGCTCGCCTTCACCTGGGGACGCCCGGAGGCGGACCCCGACGACGCCCCGCTGATCACCGTGACCTTCGAGGCCGCGGGCTCGGGCACGCGCATGACGTTCGACCTGCGCGGCGTCGACCCCGCCCTCGAGGAGGCCGGCGTCCACGAGGGGTGGGGCAGCGCCCTCGACGAGCTCGCCGCGCACCTCGGCCAGCGGGCGGCGCGGTGA
- a CDS encoding ArsR/SmtB family transcription factor, with protein MMTVRAAGDPLSRVFSALADPTRRDILTRLAERPLTVGELAEHYPISRPAVSQHLAVLEAAGLLTRTVDAQWRVCAAREEGLDDASAWIARHRADWTERFDILEQHLRSRREDQP; from the coding sequence ATGATGACCGTGCGGGCCGCGGGCGATCCCCTGAGCCGGGTGTTCAGCGCCCTGGCCGACCCCACCCGCAGGGACATCCTCACGCGACTGGCCGAACGCCCGCTCACCGTGGGCGAGCTGGCAGAGCACTACCCGATCAGCAGGCCGGCCGTGTCCCAGCACCTGGCGGTCCTCGAGGCCGCCGGGCTGCTCACCCGCACGGTGGACGCGCAGTGGCGGGTGTGCGCCGCCCGCGAGGAGGGGCTCGACGACGCCTCCGCGTGGATCGCCCGCCACCGCGCCGACTGGACCGAGCGCTTCGACATCCTCGAGCAGCACCTCCGCTCACGCAGAGAGGACCAGCCATGA
- a CDS encoding LacI family DNA-binding transcriptional regulator: MRDVAAMAGVSLGTVSNVMNHPERVGPETRDRVTVAMRSLGFVPSRAAGQLRSRRSELIGVVVPDVGNPFWATMLRGVETVADGAGLTMVVGSTHQDPERQRHVLHVLESQGVDGLVIAPIVDRAADWGSFEDRRFGVVTLERQAAGSAGAWVSLDNVEGARLAMGHLLDLGHRRIALVNGPSSVSWCAERRAGVVTAMAERGLGEADVLVDVVVDDLTVSEGAAAIAPLLDDRSVSAVMCVNDMLALGALLAMQERGLRVPQDVALVGYDDADFAPALNPPLTTVRQPAYDMGVAAAGLLLRADQRAPGEHVEFEPQLVIRGSSGPAPG, encoded by the coding sequence GTGCGGGATGTCGCCGCGATGGCCGGCGTCTCGCTCGGCACCGTCTCGAACGTGATGAACCACCCCGAGCGTGTCGGGCCGGAGACGCGCGACCGGGTCACGGTGGCGATGCGCTCGCTGGGGTTCGTGCCCTCGCGCGCGGCAGGGCAGCTGCGCAGCCGACGGTCGGAGCTCATCGGCGTAGTCGTGCCCGACGTGGGCAATCCGTTCTGGGCGACCATGCTGCGCGGCGTGGAGACGGTGGCGGACGGGGCCGGGCTGACCATGGTGGTGGGGTCCACGCACCAGGACCCCGAGCGTCAGCGGCACGTGCTGCACGTCCTTGAGAGCCAGGGCGTCGACGGCCTGGTGATCGCGCCGATCGTGGACCGGGCGGCGGACTGGGGCTCGTTCGAGGATCGCCGCTTCGGCGTGGTGACGCTCGAGCGGCAGGCGGCCGGCTCCGCGGGGGCATGGGTGAGCCTGGACAACGTCGAGGGGGCACGGCTGGCCATGGGCCATCTGCTCGACCTGGGGCACCGGCGCATCGCGCTGGTGAACGGCCCGTCCTCGGTCTCCTGGTGCGCCGAGCGCCGTGCGGGCGTGGTGACCGCGATGGCCGAGCGAGGCCTCGGCGAGGCCGACGTGCTCGTCGACGTGGTGGTCGACGACCTGACAGTCTCGGAGGGTGCGGCGGCGATCGCGCCGCTGCTGGACGACCGGAGCGTCAGCGCGGTGATGTGCGTCAACGACATGCTGGCGCTCGGCGCGCTGCTGGCGATGCAGGAGCGCGGGCTTCGCGTGCCGCAGGACGTGGCCTTGGTGGGGTACGACGACGCCGACTTCGCGCCTGCCCTGAACCCGCCTCTGACCACCGTGCGGCAGCCCGCGTATGACATGGGGGTCGCTGCCGCAGGGCTGCTGCTGCGCGCCGACCAGCGGGCCCCCGGTGAGCATGTGGAGTTCGAGCCCCAGCTGGTGATCCGAGGATCGAGCGGTCCCGCACCCGGATGA